In Trichoderma breve strain T069 chromosome 4, whole genome shotgun sequence, the following proteins share a genomic window:
- a CDS encoding zinc-binding dehydrogenase domain-containing protein, which produces MGSSIPTTQSAAVIENPGPNGIVRIDNSHPVEAPGKHEVLVKLEFSGICGSEVRAMLGWGNYRPVIGHEGVGIVVKTGENVSESILGQRVGVKWLHSACGTLQQYVIADSRYLTRIPDGLRSELASPLLCAGLTMAGGIGKLDTQIPSDGWVVVQGSGGGLGHIGIQIATKLRGFKVIAVDSGASKRELSLQCGAQFFIDFATENVEERVKEITGEGAHACLIVSGSEAAFELAPKLVRNAGLLAIIGLPPATFTVPMTASLFAVKALTVTGVMVGTEQQMVELLEQAAAGTINPMVQVEDFSEVPKIFEKLKNNEVTGRIVVRIPA; this is translated from the exons ATGGGCTCATCAATACCGACCACTCAAAGCGCAGCCGTCATCGAAAATCCGGGGCCAAATGGAATAGTTCGAATTGACAATTCACATCCAGTCGAGGCTCCGGGCAAGCATGAAGTCCTTGTCAAATTGGAGTTCAGCGGTATCTG TGGATCAGAGGTTCGGGCGATGCTTGGCTGGGGAAATTACAGGCCCGTCATAGGCCACGAAGGAGTCGGCATAGTTGTCAAAACAGGCGAGAATGTCTCAGAGTCGATACTCGGCCAAAGGGTAGGTGTGAAATGGCTTCACAGCGCATGCG GGACTCTGCAGCAATATGTAATTGCCGATTCGCGGTACTTGACGAGGATCCCGGACGGCTTACGTTCAGAGTTGGCCTCTCCCTTGCTGTGTGCAGGGTTGACCATGGCAGGCGGGATAGGAAAACTCGATACGCAAATACCCAGTGATGGATGGGTGGTGGTTCAAGGCTCTGGAGGTGGCCTGGGGCACATAGGAATCCAAATTGCCACCAAGTTGAGAGGATTCAAAGTTATTGCAGTCGATTCAGGAGCATCCAAACGCGAGCTCAGTTTACAATGTGGTGCTCAATTCTTCATCGATTTTGCCACGGAGAATGTCGaagagagagtgaaagaaATAACCGGAGAGGGAGCTCATGCATGCCTTATTGTATCGGGATCTGAAGCCGCGTTTGAGCTTGCTCCAAAGCTGGTTCGGAACGCGGGATTGTTAGCCATCATTGGTTTACCCCCGGCCACATTCACTGTCCCCATGACGGCCAGTTTATTCGCAGTAAAAG CGCTCACTGTCACCGGTGTTATGGTAGGGACTGAGCAGCAGATGGTGGAGCTTCtggaacaagctgctgcaggcaCCATCAATCCCATGGTTCAAGTCGAAGACTTTTCGGAAGTCCCTAAAAttttcgagaagctcaaAAATAACGAAGTGACAGGACGTATTGTGGTGAGGATTCCTGCGTAA
- a CDS encoding amidase domain-containing protein, with amino-acid sequence MATEVKLSLPNARPYGFTFPLATTAFIVIDMQRDFLDPDGFGSIVCGNPAIFSSVRKIVPNVQRALEAARSLGLHVIYTREGHLPNFSDLPAAKRLRQKSAPNGNQSMGIGDEGPMGKLLVRGERGHNIINQLKPYPGEPIIDKPGKGSFWGTGFHRLLLARGITHLILTGVTTECCVTSTLRECNDRGYECCVLSDCTEGFDPALVAASLDTIVCQNGLFGYVGHSSELIAQVYQARSLQPSFITDLNATTLPSISELRRLYRDGLLDPEAVIRSVFNRIAKYESIDPSLWISKESLESTLVAVKRLSTAYAGKALSPLFGIPFAVKDNIDVTGVITTVACDSFAYTATSTAPAIQHLLDAGAIYIGKLNLDQLATGLTGCRSPYGIPHSYHSKKHITGGSSSGSAVAVAAGLVSFAIGTDTAGSVRGPAAFNGIVGFKPTKGTISARGAVPACQSLDTLGILAPSLHDARQVWYVMDQYDHLDPYAKPPSSLPTWIVDYRGFRQGGFTFGIPPEPFLDLCSGKYQQLFKIAIGKLQSCGGRLVDIDYTPFVKAGGLIYGASLIHERLASIGHDFITENIDTFHPVTKTIFEGVLSSDLKAWEVFQDQATQMQCIAATRRTFNKLEDGIDVLVVPSMPYHPTIQEIMDDPIALGSKLGLFTYAANVVDLCGVSINAGWIEDGEARLPFGITFLGDSGYDGKILDIAAIFESSMQ; translated from the exons ATGGCTACAGAAGTAAAACTATCACTCCCAAATGCTCGCCCCTACGGGTTTACTTTTCCTCTTGCTACCACGGCATTTATCGTGATTGATATGCAACGGGATTTTCTAGATCCAGACGGCTTCGGATCCATTGTATGCGGAAaccccgccatcttctcgtcCGTCCGCAAAATCGTACCAAATGTCCAGAGAGCTTTAGAAGCGGCACGTTCCTTGGGCTTGCATGTCATTTATACTCGCGAAGGCCATCTTCCGAATTTCTCAGATTTACCTGCTGCGAAAAGACTGAGACAAAAAAGTGCGCCAAATGGCAACCAATCGATGGGCATCGGCGATGAGGGGCCAATGGGGAAGCTCTTGGtgagaggggagaggggtCATAATATTATCAACCAGCTAAAGCCGTATCCTGGTGAACCAATTATTGACAAGCCAGGAAAAGGAAGCTTTTGGGGTACCGGATTCCATAGGCTGTTGCTTGCTAGAGGGATTACCCATTTGATACTCACCGGCGTGACGACAGA ATGCTGTGTTACGAGCACGTTACGAGAGTGTAACGATAGAGGTTATGAATGTTGTGTCCTCTCTGACTGTACCGAAGGATTCGATCCAGCCCTGGTGGCAGCATCATTAGACACCATCGTCTGTCAGAATGGCCTTTTTGGATACGTTGGCCATAGCAGCGAGCTCATTGCACAGGTATATCAAGCACGTTCTCTTCAGCCGAGTTTTATTACAGATCTTAATGCCACTACGCTTCCCTCTATCAGTGAGCTCAGAAGGCTATACAGAGATGGTCTACTCGATCCAGAAGCCGTCATACGATCAGTGTTCAATCGAATAGCCAAGTACGAGAGCATTGATCCATCGTTGTGGATATCTAAAGAATCTCTAGAGAGTACATTGGTAGCTGTCAAACGATTATCTACGGCTTATGCGGGCAAAGcgctttctcctctctttggCATTCCATTCGCCGTGAAGGATAATATCGACGTGACCGGGGTGATCACTACAGTTGCATGCGACAGCTTCGCCTATACTGCGACTTCAACTGCGCCGGCAATTCAGCATTTACTTGATGCCGGTGCAATATATATAGGGAAATTGAACCTCGACCAGCTTGCCACTGGTTTAACAGGGTGCCGCTCACCTTACGGTATTCCTCACAGTTACCATTCTAAGAAACACATCACCGGCGGCTCATCTTCTGGATCAGCTGTTGCCGTCGCTGCTGGACTTGTATCCTTCGCAATTGGTACCGACACCGCCGGAAGCGTTCGGGGTCCAGCAGCATTCAACGGAATCGTCGGCTTCAAACCTACCAAGGGTACCATTTCGGCCAGAGGCGCGGTACCCGCATGCCAGAGCCTTGATACACTCGGTATTCTAGCACCTTCTCTACACGATGCAAGGCAGGTTTGGTATGTAATGGATCAGTACGACCATTTAGATCCATACGCCAAACCACCATCGAGTCTCCCTACTTGGATAGTAGATTATCGAGGATTCAGACAGGGAGGGTTCACCTTTGGCATACCTCCGGAACCCTTTCTAGATTTGTGCTCTGGAAAGTACCAACAGTTATTCAAAATAGCTATTGGCAAGTTACAATCGTGCGGAGGAAGGTTGGTCGATATTGACTACACGCCATTTGTCAAGGCGGGCGGTCTGATCTACGGTGCATCTCTTATTCATGAACGTCTTGCTTCAATCGGACACGACTTCATCACAGAAAATATTGACACATTTCATCCCGTCACGAAAACGATCTTTGAAGGCGTTTTATCATCCGACCTGAAAGCCTGGGAAGTCTTTCAAGATCAAGCCACGCAGATGCAGTGCATCGCAGCGACACGCCGAACATTCAACAAACTAGAAGATGGCATTGACGTTTTAGTTGTGCCTAGCATGCCCTATCATCCTACTATACAGGAGATAATGGATGACCCAATAGCTCTAGGTTCGAAACTTGGGCTGTTCACGTATGCCGCAAATGTTGTTGATCTATGCGGTGTTAGCATTAACGCCGGATGGATAGAGGATGGGGAAGCACGGTTGCCATTTGGTATCACGTTTCTGGGGGACAGCGGATATGATGGGAAAATTCTGGACATTGCAGCTATTTTTGAAAGCTCTATGCAATAG